In Mytilus galloprovincialis chromosome 1, xbMytGall1.hap1.1, whole genome shotgun sequence, the following are encoded in one genomic region:
- the LOC143081430 gene encoding plexin-B1-like isoform X2 produces MMGGTFVTIIGQNLGTHGYNISVDLNGVRCNNWTIVQPFNSLTCVTGKSNTTKVTGIFVSVNETQFNDSSIEYNYMYKIPSIDKFSPEKGIVAGNTTITIKGSNICFKGKHRYTISLCDSTKSCIPCSVPSEFECRNASIRVKTLPALCPRNMTTLKFGIDDFTAELYTQRFEYLPDPTFIFSNHTPKSLQSGGATFTINGEGFSHVGEITVERVKNPCDVKLDIQAVCQTPEKKQNESNVQSVPVYFDGLTVTVDIEYVDDPQFNNFQSILEYNKESPIKITGTNILHGAIYDDYSIHVGLDGKCIIKDISMTYIICLPPTFTPRTNETDEHTVFVVVEVGRIKAYIGKLRYKVDIDILAIIVGLLAAAFVIAVVVGVFTVFIMKKKKRKVIKEFKLELLTREEMIRKASREEFADAQMTMREIKSDLVTSRVPFRDYQTYVLYQLFPNQDIETNPLLHDSKLTDNQEPKMKNALEKFDQLLSNKVFLKTLVQTLDRKNMLTMQEKAHFSSVLSIALLGNMRLLFDLVNCLLADMIHSSTKKQHKVLFRRFDSITIRLMANWLQIGLYGQLTAHSGMHLFMLYKAVQTIIEMSPIDALTGNAKNTIAEEKLLKMRIEHQSLTLQIDLNGNSDEHYPVRVLDCDTISQVKQKCCAQIYKNKPASERPRNDELTLEWQEGSAGKLILDDIDNISETGNGLVRLNTLKHYMVKDNCKMALMYNHHDDQEVYVNSATFRTESMASEDITLLMPDRNEQENVEIQKWHLVCTTLYYFF; encoded by the exons ATGATGGGTGGTACCTTTGTGACGATAATAGGACAAAACCTAGGAACGCACGGATATAATATTTCTGTTGATCTTAATGGTGTAAGATGTAACAATTGGACAATAGTTCAACCGTTTAATAG TTTGACATGTGTAACTGGGAAAAGTAATACTACGAAAGTGACAGGTATATTCGTATCGGTCAATGAAACACAATTCAACGACTCAAGTATTgaatataattacatgtacaag ATTCCTAGCATTGATAAGTTTTCACCAGAGAAAGGAATTGTGGCTGGTAACACAACCATAACAATAAAAGGCAGTAACATTTGTTTTAAAGGCAAACATCGATACACTATTTCATTATGCGATAGCACAAAATCTTGTATACCATGCAG TGTACCTAGTGAGTTTGAATGTAGAAATGCCTCCATTCGTGTTAAAACTCTACCAGCATTATGTCCTAGGAATATGACAACGTTGAAATTTGGAATTGACGATTTCACAGCAGAACTATATACTCAACGATTTGAATATTTACCAGACCCAACATTTATATTTTCGAATCATACACCCAAATCTCTACAAAG TGGAGGAGCaacatttacaataaatggtGAAGGTTTTAGTCATGTTGGCGAGATTACTGTCGAAAGAGTG AAAAACCCATGTGATGTTAAATTAGATATTCAAGCTGTCTGTCAAACTCCcgaaaagaaacaaaatgagTCAAATGTCCAATCTGTTCCTGTATATTTTGATGGATTGACTGTAACAGTTGATATTGAATATGTCGATGATCCACAGTTCAACAATTTCCAAAGTATACTCGAGTATAATAAGGAATCACCTATTAAGATCACG GGTACCAATATCTTACATGGAGCAATATATGACGACTATTCTATCCATGTTGGATTGGACGGTAAATGCATAATAAAAGATATCAGCATGACATATATTATCTGCTTGCCACCTACGTTCACACCGAGGACAAATGAAACAGATGAACATacagtttttgttgtt GTTGAAGTTGGGAGAATAAAAGCATACATTGGCAAACTAAGATACAAAGTGGACATTGATATATTAGCTATTATAGTAGGATTGTTAGCAGCTGCTTTTGTCATAGCTGTTGTTGTGGGAGTATTTACTGTGTTCATTATGAAGAAGAAAAAGAGAAAAGTCATAAAGGAATTCAAGCTGGAATTATTGACACGTGAGGAAATGATACGAAAAGCCAGTAGAGAAG AATTTGCAGATGCTCAGATGACAATGAGAGAAATAAAATCTGATTTGGTTACATCTAGGGTTCCTTTCCGGGACTATCAAACTTATGTTCTATATCAGCTGTTCCCTAACCAAGATATAGAAACAAACCCGTTACTTCACGACTCGAag TTAACGGATAACCAGGAACCTAAAATGAAAAATGCATTGGAGAAATTTGACCAGCTATTAAGCAATAAAGTCTTTTTGAAGACTCTTGTCCAAACATTAGATCGCAAAAATATGCTTACAATGCAGGAAAA GGCGCATTTTTCATCTGTTTTGTCGATAGCATTGTTAGGAAACATGAGACTGTTGTTTGA tttGGTAAATTGCTTGCTGGCAGATATGATTCATTCATCTACCAAAAAGCAACACAAGGTGTTATTCAGAAG ATTTGACTCTATTACCATAAGACTGATGGCGAATTGGTTGCAAATAGGGCTTTATGGACAGTTAACG GCCCACAGTGGCATGCACCTGTTTATGTTATACAAAGCTGTACAAACGATAATAGAAATGTCTCCGATAGACGCACTTACAGGTAATGCAAAGAACACCATAGCAGAGGAGAAGTTACTAAAAATGAGGATTGAACATCAGTCGCTT ACATTGCAAATAGACTTGAATGGAAATAGTGACGAACACTATCCTGTAAGAGTTCTCGACTGTGATACAATATCTCAAGTGAAACAGAAATGTTGTGCACAGATTTATAAGAACAAACCAGCTTCCGAAAGACCAAGGAATGATGAACTTACTTTAG AATGGCAAGAAGGGAGCGCAGGGAAACTTATACTTGATGATATCGATAACATCAGTGAAACAGGCAATGGATTGGTGCGCCTAAATACATTGAAACATTATATGGTAAAAGACAACTGTAAAATGGCACTAATGTACAACCATCATGACGATCAGGAGGTCTATG TTAACTCTGCTACCTTCCGAACAGAAAGTATGGCGTCAGAGGATATTACGTTACTGATGCCGGATAGAAATGAACAGGAAAATGTAGAAATTCAAAAATGGCACCTAGTATGTACCacgctttattattttttttaa
- the LOC143081430 gene encoding plexin-B1-like isoform X1, producing MMGGTFVTIIGQNLGTHGYNISVDLNGVRCNNWTIVQPFNSLTCVTGKSNTTKVTGIFVSVNETQFNDSSIEYNYMYKIPSIDKFSPEKGIVAGNTTITIKGSNICFKGKHRYTISLCDSTKSCIPCSVPSEFECRNASIRVKTLPALCPRNMTTLKFGIDDFTAELYTQRFEYLPDPTFIFSNHTPKSLQSGGATFTINGEGFSHVGEITVERVKNPCDVKLDIQAVCQTPEKKQNESNVQSVPVYFDGLTVTVDIEYVDDPQFNNFQSILEYNKESPIKITGTNILHGAIYDDYSIHVGLDGKCIIKDISMTYIICLPPTFTPRTNETDEHTVFVVVEVGRIKAYIGKLRYKVDIDILAIIVGLLAAAFVIAVVVGVFTVFIMKKKKRKVIKEFKLELLTREEMIRKASREEFADAQMTMREIKSDLVTSRVPFRDYQTYVLYQLFPNQDIETNPLLHDSKLTDNQEPKMKNALEKFDQLLSNKVFLKTLVQTLDRKNMLTMQEKAHFSSVLSIALLGNMRLLFDLVNCLLADMIHSSTKKQHKVLFRRFDSITIRLMANWLQIGLYGQLTAHSGMHLFMLYKAVQTIIEMSPIDALTGNAKNTIAEEKLLKMRIEHQSLTLQIDLNGNSDEHYPVRVLDCDTISQVKQKCCAQIYKNKPASERPRNDELTLEWQEGSAGKLILDDIDNISETGNGLVRLNTLKHYMVKDNCKMALMYNHHDDQEVYVNSATFRTESMASEDITLLMPDRNEQENVEIQKWHLVFEPAR from the exons ATGATGGGTGGTACCTTTGTGACGATAATAGGACAAAACCTAGGAACGCACGGATATAATATTTCTGTTGATCTTAATGGTGTAAGATGTAACAATTGGACAATAGTTCAACCGTTTAATAG TTTGACATGTGTAACTGGGAAAAGTAATACTACGAAAGTGACAGGTATATTCGTATCGGTCAATGAAACACAATTCAACGACTCAAGTATTgaatataattacatgtacaag ATTCCTAGCATTGATAAGTTTTCACCAGAGAAAGGAATTGTGGCTGGTAACACAACCATAACAATAAAAGGCAGTAACATTTGTTTTAAAGGCAAACATCGATACACTATTTCATTATGCGATAGCACAAAATCTTGTATACCATGCAG TGTACCTAGTGAGTTTGAATGTAGAAATGCCTCCATTCGTGTTAAAACTCTACCAGCATTATGTCCTAGGAATATGACAACGTTGAAATTTGGAATTGACGATTTCACAGCAGAACTATATACTCAACGATTTGAATATTTACCAGACCCAACATTTATATTTTCGAATCATACACCCAAATCTCTACAAAG TGGAGGAGCaacatttacaataaatggtGAAGGTTTTAGTCATGTTGGCGAGATTACTGTCGAAAGAGTG AAAAACCCATGTGATGTTAAATTAGATATTCAAGCTGTCTGTCAAACTCCcgaaaagaaacaaaatgagTCAAATGTCCAATCTGTTCCTGTATATTTTGATGGATTGACTGTAACAGTTGATATTGAATATGTCGATGATCCACAGTTCAACAATTTCCAAAGTATACTCGAGTATAATAAGGAATCACCTATTAAGATCACG GGTACCAATATCTTACATGGAGCAATATATGACGACTATTCTATCCATGTTGGATTGGACGGTAAATGCATAATAAAAGATATCAGCATGACATATATTATCTGCTTGCCACCTACGTTCACACCGAGGACAAATGAAACAGATGAACATacagtttttgttgtt GTTGAAGTTGGGAGAATAAAAGCATACATTGGCAAACTAAGATACAAAGTGGACATTGATATATTAGCTATTATAGTAGGATTGTTAGCAGCTGCTTTTGTCATAGCTGTTGTTGTGGGAGTATTTACTGTGTTCATTATGAAGAAGAAAAAGAGAAAAGTCATAAAGGAATTCAAGCTGGAATTATTGACACGTGAGGAAATGATACGAAAAGCCAGTAGAGAAG AATTTGCAGATGCTCAGATGACAATGAGAGAAATAAAATCTGATTTGGTTACATCTAGGGTTCCTTTCCGGGACTATCAAACTTATGTTCTATATCAGCTGTTCCCTAACCAAGATATAGAAACAAACCCGTTACTTCACGACTCGAag TTAACGGATAACCAGGAACCTAAAATGAAAAATGCATTGGAGAAATTTGACCAGCTATTAAGCAATAAAGTCTTTTTGAAGACTCTTGTCCAAACATTAGATCGCAAAAATATGCTTACAATGCAGGAAAA GGCGCATTTTTCATCTGTTTTGTCGATAGCATTGTTAGGAAACATGAGACTGTTGTTTGA tttGGTAAATTGCTTGCTGGCAGATATGATTCATTCATCTACCAAAAAGCAACACAAGGTGTTATTCAGAAG ATTTGACTCTATTACCATAAGACTGATGGCGAATTGGTTGCAAATAGGGCTTTATGGACAGTTAACG GCCCACAGTGGCATGCACCTGTTTATGTTATACAAAGCTGTACAAACGATAATAGAAATGTCTCCGATAGACGCACTTACAGGTAATGCAAAGAACACCATAGCAGAGGAGAAGTTACTAAAAATGAGGATTGAACATCAGTCGCTT ACATTGCAAATAGACTTGAATGGAAATAGTGACGAACACTATCCTGTAAGAGTTCTCGACTGTGATACAATATCTCAAGTGAAACAGAAATGTTGTGCACAGATTTATAAGAACAAACCAGCTTCCGAAAGACCAAGGAATGATGAACTTACTTTAG AATGGCAAGAAGGGAGCGCAGGGAAACTTATACTTGATGATATCGATAACATCAGTGAAACAGGCAATGGATTGGTGCGCCTAAATACATTGAAACATTATATGGTAAAAGACAACTGTAAAATGGCACTAATGTACAACCATCATGACGATCAGGAGGTCTATG TTAACTCTGCTACCTTCCGAACAGAAAGTATGGCGTCAGAGGATATTACGTTACTGATGCCGGATAGAAATGAACAGGAAAATGTAGAAATTCAAAAATGGCACCTAGTAT TCGAACCTGCCAGATGA